AGCTAAATATTCCACAAGATTGCACGGGAAATGAGGTCCCAAAGGAGTCAGTGTTGAGGAACAAAGGATGGTATCCAAGTGGTCCACAATAAAGGAATTGTCTGTGGAAGAGAGtttgtttcaaaaatttgagaaaaaaaaatggccaGATGCATTTAGAGAAGTCACATTCAATGAAGAGATGTTGAAGGTTCTCAGAGGCATTGTGGCAGAGGACACATGTATCAGTGGAGTTTTGAAAATTGtaacctttcttgaaaagatttgtGAGAGTGAGAATTTTTGTCCTCCCCAGAAAGGCAGCAGAAAAAAGTGATTTTGCTAAGGCAACGATTTCTCCAGAAAAGGGAGTAAAGTGGGTTGCGTGttccaccatcaatgagaaatttataaaaggatttgactGTGAGCTTGCCACTTTTTTCAAGGGTCCATGTGTGAATGTCATCCTGAATATGGGTACATTCAGGGATAATTTCTAGGAGAGCAGATAACATATCAAGTGTGGCTGTGGGAATTAAAAGCTTTGGGTTGTTTAGAAACTGAGTGAATTGTCTGATGGTTATCCAAGGAACAATGCAATCATTGAAGAGGTCAGGCCAACGATCTTTAAGTAGAAGTCCAGCGTGCCAATGATCAAACCAAAGAGAAGTGTTGGAGCCCCTTATGATAGTTTTCATGATGCATGATCGGAAGGAGAGTAGAGTGGAGGTTACTCCCACccaaaaaaaaggatttatttctgGGTAGATTGTGAGATAAAATTCCATTTGTGTCGGTGATAGAGTAGTTAGCGTGAATGATTTTGGCGTCAACCGCAATTTGGGTTGCAtgataatttccaccaccactttcctaGTAAAGCGTTGTTGAAAGTCTAAAGGTTAAGGATTCCCCAGCCTCCCATTTCCAGCGGTCTAGTGATCCTGTTCCAGGCGATCAATCTAATTCCTTTGGGACCAAGATCGGGACCTTTCTAAAGAAAATCTCTCGAgattttatcaatttctttgatCACACAAGCGGGGAGCTTGAAAACCGACATCAAGTAAACAGGGACAGTGGAGAGGACAGAGTTAATGAGTGTTAAGCAGCCCACCTAGTGATAAGTAATTTGCTTTCCAAGAAGTGAGCCTAGAGCGGACCATGCCAATGAGTTTTGGCCCAATCATTTCATCTGGGTCTTCGACCAGAAAGAGGCACACCTAAGTAAAGTGATTGGGAGACAGCTTCGGGAGCAATTTAGGATTCTAGCAGAGGAGTGATGAGGTTGGAAGCCGTAGTTAGAGGAGTATATGCAACTTTTCGAATAATTAATGgttatatcataataaaatttaaaaatatgtttcaaTAATCCTAGAACCCATTAAAAATTTACACTATTATCtaaccctaatattttttttatatgtggtCTGATCATCTAATCCTCTAAAGATCCATATCATGAGGACTCTATTCCCGTGCCCTCattgggtgtgtgtgtgtgtgtgtgtgtgtgcgtgtgtgtgagAGCACTCAAACTATAAActtataaacaaaaacaaattttagaaGAGGAACCAtctcatcatcattattttaaaaaaagtcgaatacttgaaaaaaatttataaaataaaccaattaatcaTTTAACTATAGAATACTATGCAAAAAGATCTTTAAGATCAAATTAGAGAATACTCCAGGATGAAGGTTCATAACCACAATttctaagatatatatatatcttagaaATTGTGGTTATGCACCTTCatttctaaaatatatttaatttaatgctagaaaaagaatattatttgatttaatgcaataataatagataattacTGATTTGACTGATGCTAGGCCACATTACTATCAGTTTTAATATGCCACTAAGCCCAAGTCAAttaacatattaaatattttgatcccacctatattaattaattatatcattatattaaatatgaatgCGATAAGAATGGTTGCTATATATCTTCTCATTGTTGGCCTCACATGCATATAACCTAAGATGTCAGCCATAAATATAAAGACTTTTCCTATGGATGACTTTTCCCTGacttttttggtattttttcaCAATTCCTTGATAGCTTAAACCTCAATCAAAGCTATCCTAGTAATTGAACAGATTTTGGTATAAGCATGAATTCATTTTCCTTTCTAATTAAGGAGGTTgagcttttaaaatttataagtctttttccatgattttttttaatgtttggaagcatttatttaatttgattttttttaaaagaatagcAATAAGGGAGTGTTttgattaattgatttataacaaatttttttttgagaagtaattaatttagtatttttttggggaaaaaattcTTTGCATAcacaaaatatatttagatatgatgtttttcttttttttttttttgagtaaaaGATGCTTCGACTTTTAAGACATAAGAAATATTTGCTTTTATAATAACTTGTTTTTGCATTCAATTTTCTCTTATGTTGATAGAAATGATATGTaagcattatttatttatttatttattaatgatagGCGACAAACGTCCCTCATTTAAGAggcattattaattttttgatgaaagatttttttgaaaGGTAAGAAAAATCTCGACAATCAATAACTTATAATGATAATTTTctagagaaaaattaaaatataaatagcatatttgttttaatagaaacacaaattattcaattcactccTGCAATTAACTTCAAACAAAAGGTTTTATATATCAGCTATTTAAAGTGAGCTTTAATTCCATTTTATGCCAAGtaaactctaaattttttttattcttccaatctagattttattttatttttttattattattatttacatttaaaattCCACTCAAATATTATTCAAGTTTTCATAACTTCATGTATATAAACATATGGTCAAATTAAGAACATATTTTTAACTTCAATCATGAGTTTAAAACAAACACTTTCCATTCTCAATCAAAGATTCACATGCAAAGCCATggcatataaaaagaaaaaataaaaaaattagggaaaagaaaaaacaccATTTCTAGCTACTCTTTAGAGAAAAGCACTTTAATTATAGTGCCATGCATGGAAagcacacgcacacacacacacacacacaagagtCTTTCCCTAGCTAGCTCACATTTGAATCAACTCTTATGcctctttttttcccctttcctTTGTGGTCCAATAAGAGAACCTTTTTTGCTCAAGAGTACCATGAATGCATATTAGACTTGTGATAATTTTGCCAATTTGCCAACCCATGCCATGTGAACTACACTCTCATGCCTTTAATTTCTTGATCCCTTTTCatttgcacacacacacacacacagagagagagagagagagagagagagagcactgTCTTAGTGTGGAAGTTCAGTTCATATCCTTAAGGAATATAAAGATGGTCCCCTTCTTTTAcccatattttcattcattcatatatatagtcTCTTTACTTtactattttgtttatttttgttatatattgacAGTGTCTGTATACTATTATAAATGTAtgattattttatctattttctctgttaatataaaatttagaatttgaGTAAATGACGAAACAAACAACCAAAGTGATCTGATTTTGTCGATTTAATATCTCATTagttgtttaaaaaattttaaaaaaattttaaattgagaaAACTCAGAcccttattaaatatttaaaaattaatggttTTGTTTCAATTCTTAAAGAAACACATTACCTATTCCAGCAAATCTTCCATTAAGTCTCCTATTgtctttttttcattctttttctaattttattcacCTTTCTTTTATGTATACACACATAAACAAAGAAGGTGAGCAAATGTGGAAGTTTTGAAGTTAAGTTCATAATAGTCTTAACCACTAGAACTAGAAACATTTATTTCAACCTCTTTTAAtctttcatgcaaaacttcagcATGGCTTCCACTTTCAAGTTCATCCCTCTACTAATTACACTCTCATcactaaaataaatagataaataaataagtaaaggtaaagaaaaaagacaaaaagcaaaacaaacatgaagtgatgatgatgagtgtggGGTTCTCATTCTTCAAAGCCACCACACAAACATGTTAATTCATTGAAGAAAGCTGGGAGTTGGTTATTTTGTTCTTAATTGTTTTGGCCCATGCATGGTTGCCAACTTAAATGTAGCCTTTACTCCCACCTTTATTACATGTCTCCCAGATCCTTTTGTCAGTGATCCAAAATTTAAACTCTGATACAAAccttagtttcttttttttttattactttttatttctgCAGAGAAATCTCATGaaacttcaaatttatttcaGTAAAACATGCATGTTTATCTTACATTTGACCAACTCTTGTGCTTTAGTTTCTAAGACTCATCATATTATGAAACATTTAGAACAATGATTGTGAGCAGCAATCAGCAGTGAGCTCCATAAGGTTATCGGTCTGCACCGCTCCCTCGTCGAAAAGCCACTTCTCAATCACAGAGAAAGGTGGTTTCATATCTTCTTGATGATGATCAACAAGCAAAGGCTGATCAGCTTGATGGATCTCAAAAGAGCTCATCACTGGCTCAACCACCTCTTCATGATCAGCCATAGCTTGATATGGTTGCAAAACATTAATCTCTCCTTGATCTTGATCTTGATCTTGCTGCTCTTGTTGGTGTTTATGTTGTGAAGTTTTTGGGGGGGACCTCATCCATCCTTCTAAAAGCCTTGATATGTTCTCTGTACTTGAAGCATATATTGTTGAAGCACTTTGGTTAATCTTACTCATCTCATGGTATGTACTTGTGCTTGAATCAGATGAAGTCACATAACTCTCTACTGCTGTCTGAAACttgttgatcttcttcttcaagtgtGTGTTCCAATAGTTCTTTATATCATTGTCTGTTCTTTGTGGAAGATATGATGCTATTGCTGCCCATCTAAACATTCATAAACACATCatcaacaattatatatatatatatacatatatatatatatatatatatatatatatttaacctTATAGAGATATACCTGTTGCCAAGTGAAGCTTGGAGATGAATGATCATGCCTTCTTCATGAGGAGTGAAGTTGCCTCTCTTGATGCCAGGCCTGAGATAATTAGTCCATCTGAGTCTGCAACTCTTGCTACATCTCATCAAGCCTAATGAAATGAAAACCAAGTTATAACTAATATATAGAAAATGCATGTTCATGTGTATGTTCATGTGCATGTGTATGCATGAGAAGATGATCATCACTTACCAGTGTTTGTAGGAACTGATCTCCAGTTTCCAGGGCCATGTTCTTGGATGTATGACACTAAGATGATGTCCTCCTCTGGTGTCCATGGCCCTTTCTTGATGCCAACCTTATCACAACATGGAGGTCTTCCCATGAtgtttcttctccttcttcttcttcttcttcttcttcttcttctttttgttgatggtctcttgatcttcttttttcctttctatATCTTCTTTTTCATGAGTGGTATATATAGGATGACTTGAGATCTAGTTAAGTGTGTGCCTTTTCACCTATCTATCATCTACCTTGCTGACTCATTTGCCActctttttcctctttctctttaACAAAGTcagccctctctctctctctctctcttccctttacTTTTAGTTATCACATGAATCACAAGCCCTTCTATTAAAGGATGTAGAGTGTTGTTcacttcaaagttcaaacacaTTAATATTTGTTCTATTATTAAGCTTAAGTAAATTGCAAACTAATATACTTCACCATCCCTACAGTTACAGAGTAAGTAGTTGGTATTTTGTCCCTTCCCTAATCAAAAGCGGAGGTTCCCATTGTTTGAAGGTATGACGGGGCTTGAAACTAACTTCTCAAAAACATGCCTCTACTTTAGTAGAATCGGGGAGCTCTCGGACTAGGCAGCTACTGGGACCTTACATTGCAAGGTCGGCCTCCTGCCAGTTAATTACCTGGGTATTCCAATTTCTGGTAGGAGACCTCGTAGACAAGACTGGGAGATGATCATTCTCAAGGTGAGAAGAAGACTTGCATCTTGGAAAATGCAACACCTTTTCCTTAGGTGGACGACTTACTCTGGTGAATTCTGTTCTCTCGTCTATCCCAACATATTGGATGTCAGTCTTCTGTTTACTTGGCTGGGTTATTAAAGTTACAGGGCGTATTAGAAGGGACTTTCTTTGGACGGGACCGGATATCGCACACCCGGGTTGCCGATTGGTAAGTTGGAAGAATCTCTGTAGATCGAAGGATCAAGGTGGGTGGGGTATTCTGGAGCTAGCTAGTTTCAATCTGGCTTTACTgggtaaatggtggtggaagtttttGATGGACCCCTCATGGGAAGGGGCAAAGGTAGTTCAATTCAATTATGGTTTGGTCCGTTGGAACTTACACCCTCTTTAGACGGGTAGAGTTTCTTTTTTCTGGAAAGGGGTCCACAATTGCTTACCGGCGCTCAGGAATTGCTTGGTTAAAGAGCCACAGAATGGGTTGGAAACTCTCTTTTGGAAAGATAATTGGATTATGGGTCGGGCACCTATGTATCTGTGGGAGGAGGAATATAGGGTCTGTTCGCGGACCAATGGCATTGTGCAGGAACTAATTCATCTGCTTGATGAGATGCCGGAGGCGGAGTGTGGAGATTTGTGGGTGCTTACGGATTGACTGTGGACTATTTCAAGCTCGTCGAGAGATAAGTTTCGGTGGAAGCTCACTAGAAATGGGATTGTTCATGgttaaatccttttataatttcttgAACGATGGTGGGCATAGATGTTCGGTATCTAGATTTTATTGGAGGAATTGGTGTCCTAAGAAAATTATCCTCTTTAAGTGGTTAGCGTGGAAGAACAAAATTCTCACATTGGGAGAATCTGGCCTGCAACCATTGTAACAGGTTGTAGACTGATACATGTGTTTTGTGCCATGCAGGATCGGAATCAGTAGATCATTTGTTCATCCATTGTATGGTGGCCAAACATGTGTGAGCACATTTCTGCAGATTGCTGCTGCTTTCGCAGAATACCTTCATCATTGAAGGATATCTGGGGACAATGGAGAGCAAGTTTACACCCTGCCAAGAGGGAGTTTGGGGACTTAGTAGTGAAAGCGATCATTTGGTGCATTTTCTTGCTAGGAATGATTGTGTTTTCAATGCCAATGTTTTGCATGTGCACTGCATTATACTGCGTTTTGATCGTTTGTTGATTGATTAGTGCTCGTCAATTGCAGAGGGATCTAGGGAGAAGCTTGAGGATGGCCTTTCCACTGTCAGACGAAATTTGGAGTTTTTGGGCACACGTGTACAAGATTTCAGTGACAATCTGCCTACCGAAGAGGATCAAGACTCTGGAGCTTGCTAGTCGTTGAGTCTTTGTTGTTTGGTGGGGCGTTGGCCTCAGTTTGGCTGTGCTAGCTTCTTTTTGGATGTGCTTTTTCATCttgttggttgttgttgttttctttgatgTTTGTACCACATCTAGTCCCTTTGCTTTCTAATattatgtggtttatccaccttttcaaaaaaaaaaaagcggaGGTTCCTGTCTATAGCTTGTCTACACTTctcataataattaattaattaattaattaatatacttCAATAATTTAGATAAAATCATAGTTTTCCCAAGTCAAGATTTTTAAGTGATTGGATCAACTGGCTAAACATAATACTAAGCCATCTAAATTCCTTAATTTACATTATAAAATTCTAGTTATAAagatattttcacaaatatttttattgttttaagagtaaaaaaatgaaaagacaagaataattcttttatttatccAAGCCGACTAATTGTCTTGAAAAGATTgagccaattttttttataattagcgGAGTCAAGTCAAATTCCTCTATTAATTTGGCCAactttgaataaaaactatttttaattctaaaataaaataaattaaaattttaagatacTATCAAATCTTGATTTAATTAGGGGCACTCTTGATTTAATTAGGGGCAAAGTACCTTCCACTATGTACATGCTACAACTAGCTCATGTACACTAGTATATCAAAATTCCAATTCATTGCTTTGGATGCTTGTGTATATGTATTCATTTGTTATAAAGAAACCCTAATGTTCACCTTAATTGAATTAACCTACTTTTGTGGCACTTGCTAAATAACTGCCAAATTGGCACCTAAGTTTGTTGCCACTTCAAAGCTACATGATTATTAATTCATACATATACCTTTATATCcctaatgaaatttttataaggTATTTcttggcttttttttaaatattgtatttttttaattaaattacggaaATGCATATttcagtaattaattaaaaaaatgcaatattaaaaaaacccgCATTTCTCATCATTTATGAAGTGATGAGAATAgctatggaaaaaataaaaataaaaataacataataaaaaaataaggggTAACAAATTAGggtgaaaaattattattattattattattattattattattatatgagtTGTTTATGATGGACTTTTGAAACAAGGTGTACTAATAGCCACTAGCAATTTGTCAATAGTTTTTGAAATACAATGTCCTTGATAATTAACTAATCGCTGAATTATGGActatatagttaattaatttctaTCCATCCATAAACCACCATTTTGTCTCAAGTTAATTAAAGTactagaatttaaaaataaaaaataaaaaatcttgagAGCCTGCACAAGCACATGAAAAGAGTTATAGACTTagaaattacttttatatattggtttaaataataacaaaacaagtGTAATTAAATTGGGAATAATTAAGTGGATTTTTATCttgaaaaacaatatatataatattttaattttgaactcATAGGTCATTAAAGAAGgcttcaataaaatattttatttggtaGAACTTTTGGTActtgttattaaatataattgcaTTGAGAGTGTATGTAAGTCACGCGCAACATTGAAAGCTCCAAGTCTGCAAATCAAggacaattattattattattattattattagaaaaaattattattacttctcgtaaattttaaatatttctaaaaagcTCTTCCAACTTTGGCAAACCCCGGACATCCCttccattattgtttaagttctcTTTTACCTTCTatcgttcacttcaaatgggtctatgttatgaaatttcatttttgcccttgaaaatagTGGGGAAAAAACCGCCCAATTACATCATGTCTgacctttatacatacaattttgcattttttttcctttctgcttgttttttgtcaaacaaagtttagaaggctcatcacatctttttcttcttctcctcatttggtttattagatttgagttctgc
The DNA window shown above is from Dioscorea cayenensis subsp. rotundata cultivar TDr96_F1 chromosome 12, TDr96_F1_v2_PseudoChromosome.rev07_lg8_w22 25.fasta, whole genome shotgun sequence and carries:
- the LOC120273848 gene encoding transcription factor MYB60-like, with product MGRPPCCDKVGIKKGPWTPEEDIILVSYIQEHGPGNWRSVPTNTGLMRCSKSCRLRWTNYLRPGIKRGNFTPHEEGMIIHLQASLGNRWAAIASYLPQRTDNDIKNYWNTHLKKKINKFQTAVESYVTSSDSSTSTYHEMSKINQSASTIYASSTENISRLLEGWMRSPPKTSQHKHQQEQQDQDQDQGEINVLQPYQAMADHEEVVEPVMSSFEIHQADQPLLVDHHQEDMKPPFSVIEKWLFDEGAVQTDNLMELTADCCSQSLF